The Clostridiaceae bacterium HFYG-1003 genome includes a window with the following:
- a CDS encoding O-acetyl-ADP-ribose deacetylase encodes MPLQIKFGDITKQDVDAIVNAANNSLLGGGGVDGAIHRAAGPELLEECRTLGGCPTGEAKITGGYRLKARHVIHTVGPVWQGGWKGEELLLRSAYRRSLELARDNGLESVAFPLISSGIYGYPKAEVLKVAISEITNFLEETDLAVDLIIYDRESFQLSPDLVEDISSYLEDQFEDQLAEAAQIVEHPEDAARKLRRRSLQERNLEDPVSFLTLDRVEQSRPLEGPNGQREHYEVPRRKAETLEDYLNRPWESFSERLLRLIDDRGISDVLAYKRANLDRKLFSKIRSNPNYQPSKATVLAFAISLKLSLEETRELLRTAGYALSPASRSDLIVEYFIRSGIYDIHEINQALFYFGQALLGA; translated from the coding sequence ATGCCGTTACAAATCAAATTTGGAGACATAACAAAACAGGATGTCGATGCCATCGTCAACGCGGCGAACAACTCCCTGCTGGGCGGCGGCGGAGTGGATGGAGCGATTCATCGGGCAGCCGGCCCGGAACTTCTCGAGGAATGCCGCACCCTGGGAGGCTGTCCGACTGGCGAAGCGAAAATCACCGGCGGATACCGGCTCAAAGCACGTCATGTCATCCATACCGTGGGGCCCGTCTGGCAGGGGGGCTGGAAAGGGGAGGAACTGCTCCTGCGCTCGGCTTACCGACGGTCACTGGAACTGGCCCGGGACAACGGACTGGAGTCCGTTGCCTTTCCCCTGATTTCCTCAGGTATTTACGGGTATCCCAAAGCCGAAGTCCTGAAAGTGGCGATATCGGAAATCACAAACTTCCTGGAAGAGACGGACCTGGCCGTAGATCTGATCATCTATGATCGGGAGAGCTTTCAACTGTCTCCGGATCTGGTGGAGGACATCAGCTCCTATCTGGAAGATCAGTTTGAGGACCAGCTGGCAGAAGCTGCCCAAATCGTGGAACATCCGGAGGATGCAGCCCGCAAGCTGCGCCGACGCTCCCTGCAGGAGAGAAATCTGGAGGACCCGGTTTCATTTCTTACCCTGGATCGGGTGGAGCAGAGCCGGCCGCTGGAAGGACCGAACGGCCAAAGGGAACACTATGAGGTTCCACGCCGCAAGGCGGAAACCCTGGAGGACTACCTGAACCGTCCCTGGGAAAGCTTTTCCGAACGACTGCTGCGCCTGATCGATGACCGGGGAATCAGCGACGTACTGGCATACAAACGAGCCAACCTGGATCGCAAGCTGTTCTCCAAGATTCGCAGCAATCCAAACTATCAGCCCAGCAAAGCCACCGTGCTGGCCTTTGCCATTTCCCTGAAGCTGTCGCTGGAGGAAACCCGGGAACTGCTTCGGACCGCCGGATATGCCCTGTCACCAGCCAGCCGGTCGGATCTGATCGTGGAGTACTTTATTCGCAGCGGTATCTATGACATTCATGAAATCAACCAGGCCCTGTTCTACTTTGGGCAGGCCCTGCTGGGCGCCTGA